A stretch of Chaetodon auriga isolate fChaAug3 chromosome 21, fChaAug3.hap1, whole genome shotgun sequence DNA encodes these proteins:
- the dnajc13 gene encoding dnaJ homolog subfamily C member 13 isoform X4: MSRPCQTFDSEGPDASCGFFILVANALVWLILLYFSQSCRSRSCEKMNVVKENKDLACFYTTKHSWRGKYKRVFSVGTHGITTYNPTTLEVTNQWPYGDICGIGPVGRGQGTEFNLTFRKGSGKKSETLKFSTEHRTELLTEALRFRTEFSEGKITGRRYNCYKHHWSDTRKSVSLEVTPGGIDQIDPHTNRVVCSYDYRNVEGFVEVSDYQGGFCILYGGFSRLHLFASEHRDEIIRSAIEHAGNFIGIMLRLRKEALTFENFVTDRLGKYSSDESITSLAEFVVQKITPRHPEPVKRILALTETCLVERDPASYNIVTIKPFGEVFALICDVDNPQVFTVEFIRGQIRKFSSTERDSLLASLLDGVRASGNRDVCVKMAPTQRGQRWGLLSMPVDEEVESLHLKFLAAPPNGNFADAVFRFNANISYSGVLHAVTQDGLFSENKEKLINNAILALLSQEAELPALNSELESHFQAIRRLVASKAGFQAFTQLPKFREKLGVKTVKALKRNNNGVTHAAVDMLCALMCPMHDDYDLRQEQLNKASLLSSKKFLENLLEKFITNVDHGTGALVISSLLDFLTFALCAPYSETTEGQQFDMLLEMVASNGRTLFKLFQHPSMAIVKGAGLVMKAIIEEGDKEIATKMQELALSEGALPRHLHTSLFTISADQRMLTNRQLSRHLVGLWTAENPVAMNLLKRILPTGLLAYLDSPDSVPEKDVDRMHIRDNLKIATDQLNRNKVPEWQRIAGKAAKEVEKFAKEKADLVLMHWRDKMGIAQKEQDRNNLNPNQKPVILRKRRQRIKIEVNWELFYYRFQLDHARSNLIWNLKTREELRDALEGEMRAFSVDRELGNASVISWNHQEFEVKYECLSDEIKIGDYYLRLLLEEDENEESNAIKRSYEFFNELYHRFLLTPKVTMKCLCLQALAIVYGKCSEEIGPFTDTKYIVGMLDRCTDKLERDRLILFLNKLILNKKNVKEVMDSNGVRILVDLLTLAHLHTSRATVPLQSNVLEAAPDMKRESEKEWYFGNADKERRGPFSFEEMQEFWSTGVLTAKTRCWAQGMDGWRPLQAIPQLKWCLLATGQAVMNESDLATLILNMLITMCSYYPSRDQDNAIIRPLPKIKRLISDNACLPHIVQLLLTFDPILVEKVANVLYLVMQDNPNLQRLYLTGVFFFIMMYTGSNVLPVARFLKYTHLKQAFKSEESKGQDIVQRSVLGPVLPEAMVCYLENYEAERISEIFLGEFDTPEAIWSSEMRRMMIEKIAAHVADFSPRLQSNTRALYQYCPIPVISFPQLDNELFCNIYYLRHLCDTTRFPNWPIRDPVKLLKDTLEAWKREVEKKPPSMSVDDAYEVLNLPQGQGQHEESKIRKAYFRLAQKYHPDKNPEGRDMFEKVNKAYEFLCTKSARILDGPDPENIILILKTQSILFNRHKQELEPYKYAGYPMLIKTITMETEDDQLFSKTSPLLPAAVELAFHTVNCSALNAEELRRDNGIEVLLEALSRCVAVLTASSKPDDMAVQVCGHICKCYSVAAQFEECREKIIELPNIIRDLCHILFYGKGLPKTAALAVQCVSSFAVDFFLQTHLYHAGVLWHLLVHLFNYDYTLEESGVQTSQETNQQEVANSLAKLSLVALSRLGGYAQTPHSPDGNNPVSETNGIEGTPPENPTIRKSLAAMLTPYISRKLATGSPAEVLKLLNSNSENPYLIWNNGTRAELLEFLEGQQEGNIKRGENDKSFGAEFIFSDHSKELIVGEIFVRVYNEQPTFPLEYPKAFAASLLDYVGSQAQYLHTLLAMSQSNKVESQQHAERLRFAEMALEALRNVIKNNPGSESECIGHFKLLFSLLRVHGAGRVQQLVLEVVNTVTSNQECVSNIAESLVLPNLLLLLHSLPSSRQMVLETLHALTSNTKIVKEAMAKGALIYLLDLFCNCTHPQVRTQTAELFSKMTSDKLVGPKVRLTLMRFLPGVFMDAMRDNAEAAVHIFEGTHENPELIWNDNSRERVSTTVREMMLEHFKQQKDNPDVNWKIPEDFTVACGAGQGELEVGGVFLRIFIAQPGWVLRKPREFLVSLLETMTELLEKNNPNGEALETVTTAAVCLFSTQSQLADQVPPLGHLPRILAALNHKNNAVPKSSIRLLHVLSDNELCVRSMASLETIGPLMTGMKSRPDMAGLACEALNRMFQKEQTELVAQALRVELVPYLLKLLEGIGLETLDNPSATKAQIVKALKSMTRSLQFGEQVNEILARSSVWSAFKDQKHDLFISESQTAGYLTGPGVAGYLTAGTGTTVMCSVPPPVDNDIGDQG; this comes from the exons ATGTCAAGGCcatgtcaaacatttgactCTGAAGGTCCAGATGCCTCCTGTGGATTTTTCATCTTAGTGGCCAATGCTCTGGTTTGGCTCATTTTATTGTACTTCTCACAGTCCTGTCGGTCCAG gtCCTGTGAAAAGATGAATGTCGTCAAAGAGAACAAAGACCTGGCCTGTTTCTACACCACCAAACACTCCTGGAGGGGAAA GTACAAGCGAGTCTTCTCAGTGGGGACGCATGGCATTACCACGTACAACCCTACCACGCTAGAAGTAACAAATCAG TGGCCTTATGGAGACATCTGTGGTATCGGTCCGGTAGGAAGAGGTCAGGGAACAGAGTTCAACCTCACATTCCGCAAAGGCAGCGGCAAGAAGTCCGAAACGCTCAAGTTCTCCACAGAGCACCGGACAGAGCTGCTCACAGAAGCACTG AGGTTCAGAACAGAGTTTTCAGAGGGAAAGATAACAGGCAGG CGTTACAACTGCTACAAGCACCACTGGAGCGACACACGGAAGTCTGTGAGTTTAGAGGTGACGCCGGGCGGCATCGACCAGATCGACCCGCACACCAACCGGGTGGTGTGTTCCTATGACTATCGTAATGTGGAGGGCTTCGTCGAGGTCTCTGATTACCAGGGGGGATTCTGCATCCTTTATGGGGGCTTCAGCAGGCTG CATCTGTTTGCCTCGGAGCACCGGGATGAGATCATCCGCAGCGCCATCGAGCATGCTGGGAACTTCATCGGCATCATGCTACGACTGAGGAAGGAGGCCCTGACCTTCGAGAACTTCGTGACGGACAGGTTGGGGAAGTACAGCTCGGACGAGAGCATCACGTCACTGGCCGAGTTCGTGGTGCAGAAGATCACCCCCCGACACCCG GAGCCTGTGAAGCGTATACTGGCCTTGACGGAGACATGTCTCGTGGAGAGAGACCCAGCTTCATACAACATAGTCACCATCAAACCCTTCGGAGAG GTATTTGCTCTCATCTGTGATGTAGACAACCCTCAGGTGTTTACAGTCGAATTCATCAGAGGTCAGATCAGGAAGTTTTCCTCCACGGAAAG gGACTCGCTGTTAGCCAGCCTGCTCGATGGAGTCCGTGCATCAGGCAACAGGGATGTGTGCGTCAAGATGGCCCCCACGCAGCGAGGGCAAAGATGGGGCCTGCTGAGCATGCCCgtggatgaggaggtggagagttTGCATCTCAAATTCCTGGCAGCACCTCCTA ATGGAAACTTTGCAGATGCAGTGTTCAGATTCAACGCCAACATATCCTACAGTGGAGTGCTGCATGCAGTAACCCAAGAT gGTCTTTTCTCCGAGAACAAAGAGAAGCTCATCAACAACGCCATCCTGGCTCTTTTATCCCAGGAGGCCGAGCTGCCGGCTCTTAACTCGGAGCTGGAGAGCCATTTCCAGGCCATTCGACGCCTGGTGGCCTCCAAGGCTGGCTTCCAGGCTTTCACCCAGCTGCCTAA ATTCAGGGAAAAGTTGGGAGTAAAGACGGTAAAAGCTTTAAAACGGAACAACAACGGTGTGACACATGCTGCTGTAGACATGCTCTGTGCCCTTATGTGT cCCATGCACGATGACTATGACCTGAGACAGGAGCAGCTGAACAaggcctctctgctgtcctccaaGAAGTTCCTGGAAAACCTCCTCGAAAAATTCATCACTAATGTG gaccATGGAACAGGAGCTTTGGTCATCAGCTCCTTACTGGACTTCTTAACGTTTGCCCTCTGCGCCCCCTACAGTGAAACCACAGAGGGGCAGCAGTTTGACATGCTGCTTGAGATGGTTGCCTCCAATGGACGCACGTTGTTCAAACTCTTCCAG CATCCGTCTATGGCGATAGTAAAGGGAGCAGGCCTGGTGATGAAGGCCATTATTGAG GAGGGAGACAAGGAAATAGCCACCAAGATGCAGGAGCTGGCCTTGAGTGAAGGTGCTCTTCCAAGGCACCTACACACTTCTTTGTTCACCATCAGCGCTGACCAGCGAATGCTCACCAACAG GCAGCTGAGTCGTCACCTCGTGGGCCTGTGGACAGCAGAGAACCCTGTTGCCATGAACCTCCTGAAGAGGATACTG CCCACAGGCCTGCTGGCTTACCTGGACAGTCCTGACTCAGTCCCAGAGAAAGATGTGGACAGAATGCACATCCGTGACAACTTGAAAATCGCCACG GACCAGCTAAATCGAAACAAGGTGCCCGAGTGGCAGCGgatagcaggaaaagcagccaAAGAGGTGGAGAAGTTCGCCAAGGAGAAGGCTGATCTCGTGTTGATGCACTGGAGAGATAAAATGGGCATAGCCCAGAAGGAG caggacagaaaTAACCTG AACCCAAACCAAAAGCCCGTCATCCTGAGGAAGAGACGGCAGAGAATAAAGATTGAAGTCAACTGGGAGCTTTTCTACTACAG ATTCCAGCTCGATCACGCTCGCTCCAACCTCATCTGGAACCTGAAGACGAGGGAGGAGCTGCGAGATGCTCTGGAGGGGGAGATGCGCGCCTTCAGCGTAGACCGCGAGCTTGGCAATGCCTCCGTCATCTCCTGGAACCACCAGGAGTTTGAG GTGAAATATGAGTGCCTTTCAGATGAGATAAAGATCGGGGATTATTACTTGCGTCTGCTGCTTGAGGAGGATGAAAACGAAGAATCGAACGCCATCAAGAGATC ATACGAGTTCTTCAACGAACTCTACCATCGCTTTCTGCTTACACCCAAAGTCACGATGAAGTGCCTGTGCCTGCAGGCGCTCGCTATAGTTTATGGGAAGTGCTCCGAGGAGATCGGCCCGTTCACGGACACAAAATACATTGTGGGCATGCTCGACCGG TGCACAGACAAACTGGAAAGAGACAgactcatcctcttcctcaatAAACTCATTCTCAACAAG AAAAACGTGAAGGAGGTGATGGACTCCAACGGAGTACGCATCCTGGTGGATCTGCTCACCTTGGCCCATCTGCATACCAGCAGAGCTACTGTGCCCCTACAG AGCAACGTGCTGGAGGCAGCACCGGACATgaagagggagagtgagaaagagTGGTACTTCGGTAACGCAGACAAGGAAAGAAGAGGACCTTTCAGTTTTGAGGAG aTGCAGGAGTTTTGGAGCACAGGCGTCCTGACAGCGAAGACCCGCTGCTGGGCTCAGGGGATGGACGGTTGGCGTCCCCTGCAGGCCATCCCGCAGCTAAAATGGTGCCTCCTGGCCACTGGACAGGCAGTGATGAATGAGTCCGACCTGGCTACACTAATACTTAACATGCTCATCACCATGTGCTCCTACTACCCCAGCAG GGACCAAGATAATGCCATTATACGTCCTTTACCGAAGATCAAGAGGTTGATCAGTGACAACGCCTGCCTCCCGCACATTGTTCAG ctgctgttgacctttgaccccatcCTGGTGGAAAAGGTCGCAAACGTTCTGTACCTGGTGATGCAGGACAACCCTAATCTGCAGCGCCTCTATTTAACTGgagtcttcttcttcatcatgaTGTACACGGGCTCCAACGTGCTTCCTGTCGCAAG GTTCCTGAAGTACACACATCTGAAACAAGCCTTCAAATCAGAGGAG TCTAAAGGTCAGGACATAGTGCAGCGGAGCGTTCTGGGTCCGGTGCTGCCTGAGGCCATGGTGTGTTACCTGGAGAACTATGAGGCGGAGCGCATCTCAGAGATATTCCTTGGAGAATTTGACACACCTGAGGCCATTTGGAGCAGCGAGATGAG GCGGATGATGATCGAGAAGATTGCAGCCCACGTAGCTGATTTCAGCCCCAGGCTGCAGAGCAACACGCGGGCCCTCTACCAGTACTGCCCTATCCCCGTCATCAGCTTCCCTCAGCTGGACAACGAGCTCTTCTGCAACATTTACTACCTCAGACATCTGTGTGACACCACCCGCTTCCCCAACTGGCCCATCCGAGATCCT GTGAAGCTGCTAAAAGACACTCTTGAAGCCTggaagagggaggtggagaaaaagCCTCCATCTATGTCTGTAGATGACGCATATGAAGTCCTCAACCTCCCCCAAGGACAAGGACA gcATGAGGAGAGTAAAATCAGGAAAGCTTACTTCAGACTGGCGCAGAAGTACCATCCCGACAAGAACCCCGAGGGCAGA GACATGTTTGAGAAAGTCAACAAAGCCTACGAGTTCCTTTGCACAAAATCCGCAAGAATCCTGGACGGCCCCGACCCAGAAaacatcatcctcatcctcaaaACTCAGAGCATCCTGTTCAACCGACACAAACAAG AACTGGAACCTTACAAATACGCCGGTTACCCCATGCTGATCAAAACCATCACAATGGAAACAGAGGATGATCAGCTCTTCTCCAAgacctcccctctcctccccgcTGCTGTTGAACTGGCCTTTCACACCGTCAACTGCTCGGCCCTGAACGCAGAGGAGCTGCGCCGCGACAACGGCATTGAG GTGCTGTTGGAGGCTCTTTCTCGGTGTGTTGCTGTGTTAACTGCATCCAGCAAGCCCGATGACATGGCTGTACAG GTGTGCGGGCACATCTGTAAGTGCTACAGTGTCGCAGCCCAGTTTGAGGAATGCAGGGAAAAGATCATCGAACTGCCCAATATCATCAGGGACCTCTGTCACATCTTGTTCTATGGAAAG GGTCTACCAAAAACCGCCGCCCTGGCAGTCCAGTGCGTGAGCTCCTTCGCTGTGGATTTCTTCCTACAAACCCATCTGTACCACGCTGGTGTGCTGTGGCACCTGCTGGTCCACCTCTTCAACTACGACTACACCCTGGAGGAGAGCGGCGTTCAGACTAGCCAGGAGACAAACCAACAGGAAGTGGCAAACAGCCTGGCCAAGCTCAGCCTGGTAGCCCTCAGCCGTCTGGGGGGCTACGCACAGACACCGCACAGCCCGGACGGGAACAACCCTGTTTCAGAGACCAATGGCATCGAGGGAACCCCTCCAGAGAACCCCACCATCCGCAAGAGCTTAGCAGCCATGCTGACACCGTACATCTCAAGGAAGCTGGCGACAGGATCTCCTGCTGAG gtgctgaagctgctgaataGTAACTCGGAGAACCCGTACTTGATCTGGAACAATGGAACACGAGCCgagctgctggagttcctggAGGGTCAGCAGGAAGGAAACATCAAGAGG GGAGAGAATGACAAAAGCTTCGGTGCAGAATTTATTTTTAGTGACCACAGCAAAGAGCTCATAGTTGGAGAGATCTTTGTCCGAGTCTACAACGAGCAACCAACCTTTCCTCTTGAG TACCCTAAAGCATTTGCAGCCAGTCTGCTGGACTACGTAGGCTCCCAGGCCCAGTACCTCCACACATTACTGGCCATGAGTCAGAGTAACAAGGTGGAGTCCCAACAGCACGCTGAGAGGCTCCGTTTCGCTGAGATGGCGTTAGAGGCTCTCCGCAATGTCATCAAGAACAACCCTG GTTCGGAGTCAGAGTGCATCGGCCATTTCAAACTGCTCTTCTCGTTGTTGCGGGTTCACGGAGCTGGCAGAGTACAGCAGCTGGTGTTGGAG gttgtGAACACAGTCACGTCAAACCAAGAATGCGTTAGCAACATTGCCGAGTCGCTGGTGTTGCCcaacctcctgctgctgctccactcgCTCCCCTCCA GCAGGCAAATGGTGCTGGAAACTTTGCATGCTCTGACTTCTAACACAAAGATAGTCAAAGAGGCTATGGCCAAAG GTGCTCTGATCTACTTGCTCGACCTTTTCTGTAACTGCACGCATCCCCAGGTTCGCACGCAGACTGCAGAGCTCTTCTCCAAGATGACCTCAGACAAGCTGGTCGGGCCAAAG GTGCGTCTAACGCTGATGCGTTTCCTCCCTGGTGTGTTCATGGACGCCATGCGAGACAACGCCGAGGCAGCAGTGCACATTTTTGAGGGAACGCACGAGAACCCTGAACTCATCTGGAATGACAACTCAAGGGAGAGAGTGTCCACCACAGTGCGGGAGATGATGCTCGA GCACTTTAAACAACAGAAGGATAATCCTGATGTGAACTGGAAA ATTCCAGAGGACTTCACGGTGGCCTGTGGAGCAGGACAGGGCGAGCTAGAAGTTGGCGGCGTCTTCCTGCGAATCTTCATTGCTCAGCCAGGCTGGGTGCTGCGCAAGCCTCGAGAGTTCCTGGTGTCCCTCCTGGAGACCATGacggagctgctggagaaaaacaACCCCAAC GGTGAGGCCCTGGAGACGGTTACCACTGCAGCGGTATGTCTGTTCAGCACACAGAGCCAGCTGGCCGACCAGGTTCCTCCTCTGGGTCACCTGCCTCGCATCCTGGCAGCGCTCAACCACAAGAACAACGCCGTGCCCAAGAGCTCCATCCGCCTCCTCCACGTGCTATCAGACAATGAG CTGTGTGTACGCTCCATGGCTTCTCTGGAGACCATCGGTCCCCTCATGACGGGGATGAAAAGTCGACCCGACATGGCCGGATTGGCTTGTGAAGCTCTTAACCGCATGTTCCAGAAGGAGCAGACTGAACTAGTGGCCCAG GCTCTGCGAGTGGAGCTGGTCCCGTACCTCCTGAAGCTCCTGGAAGGAATCGGACTGGAGACGCTAGACAACCCTTCAGCTACAAAGGCCCAGATAGTGAAAGCTCTCAAGTCCATGACTCGCAGTCTGCAGTTTGGAGAACAG GTGAATGAGATTCTAGCGAGGTCCTCAGTGTGGAGTGCCTTCAAAGACCAGAAACATGATCTGTTCATCTCAGAGTCTCAGACCGCAGGTTACCTGACAG GTCCAGGAGTAGCAGGTTACCTTACAGCAGGAACTGGCACCACGGTAATGTGCAGCGTCCCACCCCCCGTGGACAACGACATCGGAGACCAAGGctga